CGACGACCGTGACGCGCGGCGAGAAGGACACGAGGTGAACCATACTCTCCGCCGGGCGGGGAGGCGTTCGACCCTTCGACAAGCTCAGGGACCGGTCACCGGCGGCAGCGGGTTCGACCCTTCGACAAGCTCAGGGACCGGGTCGGGGGCGGCGGCGGGTTCGACCCTTCGACAAGCTCAGGGACCGGGTCGGGGGCGGCGGCGGGTTCGACCCTTCGACAAGCTCAGGGACCGGTCACCGGCGGCGGCGGGTTCGGCCCTTCGACGAGCTCAGGGACCGGGGCGGGAGAGGCGGGCGCGGCGGCGCAGAACCACGACGAGAAGGATCAGCGCCGCCACCTGCAGAACGGCGACGATCGCGATGAGCACGGGGATGCTGTCGTACAGGGCCCCCGCCACCACAGCTCCGGCGAGCGCTCCGACCCCCTGGAACACGGCGAACGAGCCGTACGCCGAACCCCGCTTGCCACCGGGCACGAGATCTGCGACGAGGGCCTTCACTGTCGAGTCCTGAACTCCCGACGCGGCGCCCCACAGGACAACTCCCGCGAGAACCATCACGACGGTCGGCCCCAGCACGAGCCCCGGCACGAACACGGTGATCACCGGCACCGACAGCAGCACCGCGGCGCCCCACCGGTCGTACAACCACCCCGTGAGGATCGCGGCGACGGCGGCGGCCGCCATGCCGACGGCGTAGACGAGCGGCACCGCGCTCACGGTCACGAGCTCCGCGGCGGCCAGGTGGAACGAGATGACGCCGAAGCTCAGCAGGCCGAACTCGGTGAGCCCCGCGAAGAACGAGAACATGAGGAACGTCCGTGATGCTTCGCGCGACGGCCCGTCATCGGCCCGTGTGTCCACGGCCGTCGAGACAGCGGGAGACTCCGACGCGGCGGGCGACTCCGGACCCATCGCGGCGGGGGCTTCGGCGGCGACGGATGCCTCGGCCTCCCCTCGTTCGGTGCGGTAGAGGCTCGGATCGGGCACCTTTGCGCGCAGCCAGAACAGCAGCACCATCGCGGCCGCGCCGGGGATGATCAGCACGAGAAACGCGGGCCAGAGACTCCCCGCGATCGCGGCGACGCCGGCGACGACGAGCGGACCGGCGAAGGCGCCGATCTGGTCGAGCGTCTTGTGCACGCCGAAACCCTTGCCCCGCCCCACTGCACCCGCGGCATCGGCGAGGAGCACGGTCTTCGCGGGAGCGCGGATCGCCTTGCCCGTGCGCTCGATCAGCAGCAGCGCACTCGCGACCGCGAGGCCGGCCGCGCCGAGCATCGGCGTGAAGAAGAGGAGCGGCACCGACACCGCCGTGAGCGCGTAGCCCAGGATCGTGAACGTCCAGTACGCACCCGTGCGGTCGGCCCACGGGCCCGTCGCGAGCCGCAGAAGCAGCGCCAGCGCCTCGGCGCCGCCCGTCACGAGGCCGACGAGCAGGGCCGTCGCCCCGAGCTCCTCGAGCATCGCGCCGCTCACGGCGGCCGAGCCATCCGCGACCATGTCGATCAGCAGGCTCACGAACCCCAGCCCGACGACCATCGACCACGGTCGCAGAGCAGGCGTCCGCGGCACGCGGGCAGTCCGATTCGTCATGTCGCGTTCAGGCTATCCCTCGCGCTGAGTGGGGCGAGGCGGGCCTCGCCGAGGCATCCGTCGCCTGGATCTCGCCGTATGACGACGACGGATGCCGCGAGTCGGCGCATGACGCGGCAGCGCGGTCACACGGGGAAAACGTCACCCCGCGCGGGTGAACGCGGGCCCGTCCTCATCGACGCGCCCGGGGCGCGACGCCACCATCGGAGCAAGGCACGATGCACGCCGTGCCCCGCGCTGGTCCGCCGCAGAGCGGATCGACTCAGAAGGGAGTCTCCACCTTGTCCAACACGCAGCAGCAGTCCGGTTGGGTCGGATGGGCCGTCTTCGGCGGCATCGTCCTGATCATCACCGGCGTCTTCGACTTCCTCTTCGGCCTCGCCGCCGTGGTCGGGCCGGACAGCGCCTACTTCCGAAACGGCGAGGGCGACCTGTGGCTCCTCAACGTTTCGGGCTGGGGCTGGTGGCACCTCATCTTCGGTCTCGTGCTCGTGCTCGTCGGCGTGTTCCTGATCCGGGGCGCGACGTGGGCGCGCACCATCGCGGTCATCGTCGTCGGTCTCAACGCGATCAGCCAGCTGACGCTCCTCCCCTATCAGCCGCTCTGGGCGCTCCTCATCATCGGCCTCGACCTGCTCGTGATCTACGCGGTCGTCGTCCACGGCCGTGAGCTGCGGACACGCGACTAGCCGATAAGCGAACGCCAGGCGCCGCACCTCTTCGCAAGAGGTGCGGCGCCTTGTAGTTTCGCTCTTGAGCGCGCTCCTACGATTTGGTTACAGTTCAGTAAGTAAACGCGGCGAACCGCCGGTCACCCTCGATGGAGAGGAAAGTCGCATGAACCCCCCGACCGAAACCCGAAGCCGGTCCCGGCATCGCACGCGTCTTCTCGCGTCGGTGACCGCGGGCGCGGCCCTCATCGCAGGAGCGCTCGTGGCCGCCCCGGCCTACGCCGCGCCCCCCGCAGCCGATCGATCCCACCCACCCCGACTTCGGGCCGAACGTCACCGTCTTCAGCCCCGCGACTCCCCTCGCTGAGATCCAGCAGACCATGGACGACCTCGCCGCGCAGCAGGTGAACGCCGAGATGTCGACGGCGCGTCACGCCGTCTACTTCCTCCCCGGCACGTACGGAACGGCGGCCGACCCGCTCCAGTTCCAGGTCGGGTACTACACCGAGGTCGCGGGCCTCGGCGCATCCCCGTCCGACGTCGTCATCCGCGGCGCCGCCGAGGTCTACAACCGCTGCCTCGAGAACAACGGCACCTCGAACTGCCTCGCGCTCGTGAACTTCTGGCGGACCCTCGCGAACCTCACGGTGCAGGTGGACAAGTCCGGGCAGGACGGATGCCGGCAGAGCGCCAACTTCTGGGCCGTGTCACAGGCAGTCTCGCTGCGGCGCGTCGCCTTCACCGGCGGGACCAACCTGTCGCTGATGGACTACTGCACCGCCGGTCCGCAGTACGCGAGCGGTGGCTTCATCGCCGACTCGAAGCTGCCCTTCACGATCAACGGCTCGCAGCAGCAATGGCTCACGCGCAACAGCGAGGTCGCCGGCTGGAGCAACGGCGTGTGGAACCAGGTCTTTTCGGGCGTCGTCGGCGCACCGGACGACTCCGCCTTCCCGAACCCGCCGTACACGACGATCGACAAGACGCCGATCTCGCGCGAGAAGCCGTTCCTCTACGTCGGTGCTGACGGCAAGTACGCCGTGCGCGTGCCGGCCGCGCGCACCGAGACGAGCGGCACGTCGTGGGCCGACGACGCCACGTCGGGGCGCAGCATCCCGATCACCGACTTCTACATCGCGAAGCCGGGCGACTCGGTGCAGGTCATCAACAACAACCTCGCACGCGGCAAGAACCTGCTGCTGACCCCCGGCGTGTACGACATCGACAAGTCGATCGAGATCAAGCGGCCGGACACCGTCGTGCTCGGAATGGGGCACGCGACGCTCACGGCCGTAGGCGGTGCCGTGCCGATCGAGGTGAAGGATGTCGCGGGCGCCGTCGTGGCGGGCGTCACGATCGACGCCGGCACGACCCTCTCCCCAGCGCTCATGCGGATCGGGAAGGCGAACGGCGACGGCCACGGCAACAAGGTCGACCCTGCGAACCCGATCACCCTCAACGACGTGTACTTCCGCGTGGGCGGACCGCACGTCGGCAAGGTCACGACGGCGCTCGAGGTGAACGCCGACAACGTGCTCATCGACCACATCTGGGTGTGGCGCGCCGACCACGGCATCGAAGGGTTCACCGGAGGCGATACCGAGCGGTGGAACACCAACACCGGCACGACGGGCGTCATCGTGAACGGCGACAACGTCACCGCGACGGGCCTGTTCGTCGAGCACTTCCAGACGTATAACACCCTCTGGAACGGCGAGAACGGCCGCGTCATCCTGTACCAGAACGAGCTGCCTTACGACCCGCCGACGCAGGCGGACTGGACGCAGCCCGACGGCACGCTCGGCTACCCCGGCTACAAGGTGGCTGACGGCGTGAAGACGCACGAGCTCGACGGCGGAGGCGTCTACGTCTTCAACCAGAACAACCCGTCGATCGTCACGGCGAACGGGTTCGAGGTTCCGGAGACGCCCGGCGTGAAGCTGCACCACATCATGACGGTCAACCTCAGTGCGGGCACGATCCTGCACGTCGTCAACGGCGTGGGCGGCACTGCCGACACGACCAAGGTCGGCGTGCCGCAGTACATCGTGGACTACCCCGGCTGATCAACCGATAAGACGACGGATGCCTCGGCTCGGCGGCTTCGCCGGGCCGGGGCATCCGCGTCTTCAGGCTCGCCCGTCACCACTGGGGGTGGATGGCCTCGCGCAGACGGCGGTCGTAGACGTCCCGCACGACGGCGTCGAAGGCCGCCAGGTCGAACCCGGAGTGCGCGCCGTCGAGGAGGGCGGCGGCATCCGCGTTCGACTGCGCCTGCGCGACGTTGCGTGCGCCCGGGATGACCGACGTGACACCCGGAAGAGACGCGATCCAGGCCAGGGTCGCCGCCGGCAGCGGTACGTCGGACGGGAGCGCGGCGGCGAGCTCGGCGGCGGCATCCAGTCCCACCTCGTAGTCGACGCCCGAGAACGTCTCGCCGCGGTCGAACGCCTCGCCGTGGCGGTTGTAGTTGCGGTGGTCGTTCGACGCGAAGGTGGTCGACGACGTGTACTTGCCAGACAGCAGGCCCGAGGCGAGCGGCACGCGGGCGAAGATCGCGACATCGGCCGCCTGCGCGGCGGGCAGCACCTCGTCGAGCGGCTTCAGGCGGAACGGGTTCAGGATGATCTGCACGTTCGTCACGTTCGGGTGCGAGATCGCGGCGAGCGCCTGGGCCGACGTCTCGACCGAGACGCCGTAGGCGGCGATCGCCCCGTCGGCGACGAGCTCGTCGAGCGCGTCGTACGTCGCATCGTCCTCGATGACCGCGGTCGGCGGGCAGTGCAGCTGCACGAGGTCGAGGGTGTCGACGCCGAGGTTGAGGCGGGAGCGCTCGGTCCACGCGCGGAAGTTCTCGGGCGTGTAGTTCTCGGGCTCCTGAGCGGCGCGCCGGCCCATCTTCGTCGCCACGACGATGTCGTGCTCGGGGTGCTCGGCGAGGAATCCGCCGATGATCGACTCGCTGCGCCCGTCGCCGTAGACGTCGGCGGTGTCGAAGAGCGTCACGCCGTGGGCGACGGATGCCTCGAGCACCGCCCGCGCGTCGCTCTCGCTGACATCGCCCCAATCGGCGCCGAGCTGCCAGGTGCCGAGGCCGATCGCCGAGACGTGACGACCGGTGCGGCCGAGGGGGCGCTGCTGCATGACGGAACTCCTTCGAACAGGGAGGGGTTTCTCTATCCTGGCCCCTCCCGGGCGCTCGGGTGCCGCGGGGCCCGGCTCAGGGGACGATGCCGGCGGCGCGCGCAGGACCCGCGTAGGCTTCGGCGAGCGACTGGATGGTGTCGTGCGCGTTGAGCCCGCTGGGGTTCGGGACGACCCAGAGCTCGGAGTCGCCGAGCCGCTCCTCCTGCCGCCCCTGCACGGCACGCGGTCGTGCGAAGCCCTGGCGGTAGGCCGTGAGCCCCAGGATCGCGATCACGGGTGCACCCCACCGCGCGGCATCCGCGGCCACCCGTTCGGCGCCTTCCCGCAGCTCTTCGCGCGTGAGCTCGTCGGCCCGCGCGGTCGCCCGGCGCACGATGCTCGAGATGCCTATCCCCCGATCGAGCAGGAGGCGGCGGTCTTCGTCGGAGAAGCCCGCGGAGTACGCCGGCACGCGCGGGATGATCCCGGCCGCGGCGAGCGCCGGATAGAACCGGTTGCCGGGACGCGCGAACGGGGTGTTGGTCGCGGCCGTCCACAGGCCCGGGTTGATCCCGACGAAGACGAGCCGCGGATGCGCCGGCATGAGGTCGTCGATGACGGCATCGCGATACGACTCGAGCTCTGCGCGTGTGAAGCCCATCACGCCATCCTCGCGCCTCGGCGGGCGGCCGGGGCTCACGCCCGGATGAAGACCGGTGTTCCGGGCGGCAGCTGGGCGAGCTTCTCGATCGCGTCGGGGTCCATGCGGAGGCATCCGTTCGAGATCTGCCCGGAGTGGTCGTCGTGATAGTGGAAGGCCGTCACAGCGACGCTCGACCCGCCGAAGCCGTCGAGCGTCGGCGACTGCACCGAGAGGTACACGATCGGGTGACCGCGGGTGTACCAGAGGTTCGGGTCCGCGCGGACGAGCATGACGAACGAGCGGCCCAGCGGCGTCGGTGTCGCCTCCGTGCCCCAGGCGAAGTCGTTCGAGATCCGCTCGGGGACGCCGCCGCGCCAGACGTCGACCGTCC
This genomic interval from Microbacterium sp. 4R-513 contains the following:
- a CDS encoding aldo/keto reductase; translated protein: MQQRPLGRTGRHVSAIGLGTWQLGADWGDVSESDARAVLEASVAHGVTLFDTADVYGDGRSESIIGGFLAEHPEHDIVVATKMGRRAAQEPENYTPENFRAWTERSRLNLGVDTLDLVQLHCPPTAVIEDDATYDALDELVADGAIAAYGVSVETSAQALAAISHPNVTNVQIILNPFRLKPLDEVLPAAQAADVAIFARVPLASGLLSGKYTSSTTFASNDHRNYNRHGEAFDRGETFSGVDYEVGLDAAAELAAALPSDVPLPAATLAWIASLPGVTSVIPGARNVAQAQSNADAAALLDGAHSGFDLAAFDAVVRDVYDRRLREAIHPQW
- a CDS encoding MFS transporter, with product MTNRTARVPRTPALRPWSMVVGLGFVSLLIDMVADGSAAVSGAMLEELGATALLVGLVTGGAEALALLLRLATGPWADRTGAYWTFTILGYALTAVSVPLLFFTPMLGAAGLAVASALLLIERTGKAIRAPAKTVLLADAAGAVGRGKGFGVHKTLDQIGAFAGPLVVAGVAAIAGSLWPAFLVLIIPGAAAMVLLFWLRAKVPDPSLYRTERGEAEASVAAEAPAAMGPESPAASESPAVSTAVDTRADDGPSREASRTFLMFSFFAGLTEFGLLSFGVISFHLAAAELVTVSAVPLVYAVGMAAAAVAAILTGWLYDRWGAAVLLSVPVITVFVPGLVLGPTVVMVLAGVVLWGAASGVQDSTVKALVADLVPGGKRGSAYGSFAVFQGVGALAGAVVAGALYDSIPVLIAIVAVLQVAALILLVVVLRRRARLSRPGP
- a CDS encoding glycoside hydrolase family 55 protein, translated to MDDLAAQQVNAEMSTARHAVYFLPGTYGTAADPLQFQVGYYTEVAGLGASPSDVVIRGAAEVYNRCLENNGTSNCLALVNFWRTLANLTVQVDKSGQDGCRQSANFWAVSQAVSLRRVAFTGGTNLSLMDYCTAGPQYASGGFIADSKLPFTINGSQQQWLTRNSEVAGWSNGVWNQVFSGVVGAPDDSAFPNPPYTTIDKTPISREKPFLYVGADGKYAVRVPAARTETSGTSWADDATSGRSIPITDFYIAKPGDSVQVINNNLARGKNLLLTPGVYDIDKSIEIKRPDTVVLGMGHATLTAVGGAVPIEVKDVAGAVVAGVTIDAGTTLSPALMRIGKANGDGHGNKVDPANPITLNDVYFRVGGPHVGKVTTALEVNADNVLIDHIWVWRADHGIEGFTGGDTERWNTNTGTTGVIVNGDNVTATGLFVEHFQTYNTLWNGENGRVILYQNELPYDPPTQADWTQPDGTLGYPGYKVADGVKTHELDGGGVYVFNQNNPSIVTANGFEVPETPGVKLHHIMTVNLSAGTILHVVNGVGGTADTTKVGVPQYIVDYPG
- a CDS encoding mismatch-specific DNA-glycosylase; protein product: MGFTRAELESYRDAVIDDLMPAHPRLVFVGINPGLWTAATNTPFARPGNRFYPALAAAGIIPRVPAYSAGFSDEDRRLLLDRGIGISSIVRRATARADELTREELREGAERVAADAARWGAPVIAILGLTAYRQGFARPRAVQGRQEERLGDSELWVVPNPSGLNAHDTIQSLAEAYAGPARAAGIVP